The Flammeovirgaceae bacterium genome contains a region encoding:
- a CDS encoding M48 family metallopeptidase — MQPQEILYLIIGIVSISFLFDQVLDYLNLKAMRTEVPDEVASFYDEEKYARAQAYHRELARFGFLASTFSFVLSMAMLLLGGFGWIDGLLRTVTESTILLALLFFMVIGVASDLLTLPFQWYSTFVIEEKFGFNKTTVKTFIADKLKGYILGALIGGSLLSALLYLIQTLGEQFWIWFAAIAALFMLFMNMFYTSLIVPLFNKLTPLPEGELRSAIEAYSKKINFPIGNVFVIDGSKRSKKANAFFSGIGSKKKIVLYDTLIANHTTDELVAVLAHEVGHYKKKHIIWGYVLSVVQVAFTLFILSQMVFNENLSLALGGSQWAIHLNLLVFTILFSPISGITGLFMNMYSRRNEFEADAFAKETFSGEALASALKKLSVDNLSNLYPHPAYVFFHYSHPPLLKRLEKMVL; from the coding sequence ATGCAGCCACAGGAAATTCTTTACCTCATCATCGGCATCGTATCAATTAGTTTTCTGTTCGACCAGGTGTTGGATTACCTAAACCTGAAAGCCATGCGCACCGAGGTGCCGGATGAAGTGGCCTCGTTTTATGATGAGGAAAAATATGCACGCGCGCAGGCTTACCACCGCGAACTTGCCCGCTTCGGTTTCCTGGCTTCCACATTCAGTTTTGTGCTTTCGATGGCGATGCTCCTGTTGGGAGGCTTTGGGTGGATTGACGGGTTGTTGCGTACGGTAACCGAGAGTACCATTTTGCTGGCCCTGCTTTTTTTTATGGTAATTGGTGTTGCTTCCGATTTACTTACCCTTCCTTTTCAGTGGTATAGCACCTTTGTTATTGAAGAAAAATTCGGGTTTAACAAAACAACAGTGAAAACTTTTATTGCCGATAAACTAAAGGGTTACATTTTAGGAGCGCTTATCGGGGGAAGCCTTCTTTCGGCTTTATTATACCTCATTCAAACGCTGGGTGAGCAATTCTGGATATGGTTTGCAGCTATTGCTGCGCTGTTCATGTTGTTTATGAACATGTTTTATACCTCGCTCATTGTACCGTTGTTTAATAAACTTACTCCACTTCCGGAGGGTGAACTTCGCTCGGCTATTGAAGCGTATTCAAAAAAAATAAATTTCCCAATAGGCAACGTGTTTGTTATTGACGGTTCAAAGCGTTCGAAGAAAGCCAATGCATTTTTCTCTGGGATCGGTAGCAAAAAGAAAATCGTATTGTACGACACACTAATAGCCAACCATACCACCGATGAACTGGTAGCCGTGCTGGCCCATGAAGTTGGCCACTATAAAAAGAAGCATATCATCTGGGGTTATGTATTATCCGTTGTTCAGGTTGCTTTTACCTTGTTTATACTTTCGCAGATGGTGTTCAATGAAAACCTGTCGCTTGCCCTGGGGGGCAGCCAGTGGGCTATACACCTTAACCTGCTGGTGTTCACCATTTTGTTTTCACCGATTTCCGGCATCACGGGTTTATTTATGAATATGTACAGCCGGAGGAACGAATTTGAGGCGGATGCCTTTGCCAAGGAAACCTTTAGTGGCGAAGCGCTTGCTTCAGCGCTGAAAAAACTTTCGGTTGATAACCTTTCCAATCTGTATCCGCATCCGGCATACGTTTTTTTCCATTACTCACATCCGCCCCTGTTAAAGCGGTTAGAGAAGATGGTGCTGTAA